One genomic region from Stackebrandtia nassauensis DSM 44728 encodes:
- a CDS encoding beta-propeller domain-containing protein: MRPTEYPRRNIALATIGLCAIAFTAACTSSQGGGGTIEGDGGAPRLSGALTSFDSCDEALEELKAKAKADLEASGFGGYTTDEEARAEDGSGQDKAAGPSDSNSESGGDHSGTNVQEEGVDEPDIVKTDGERIVSLSQGRLWVVDAEDEDFSGSVKIAEAEEYGSGATLLLHGDRALVISPYSTQSIPEEWKKEDSYTPSATTLTLVDLSTSDPKVINDYTIEGSFVDARSVEEMSRVVISSNPRLPYQEPGLFEDSTDAREDAIDDSTIEDWLPRYSVGDKEKQVPCRSLARPTEYSGSATLTILSFDLTRKLDDGKPLSLEADGETVYGTADAIYIANNRTEFAAREDSQSSSDATELYRFGITGEKVKFESSEKVPGYLLNQYSMSEYDGHLRVATTKQPQWSQDGEVAKKSSSSVYTLKVGKDSLKRVGKVGGLGKDEQIKAVRFIKDTGYVVTFRQTDPLYTIDLSNPEKPKKTGELKIPGYSAYLHPVSNDRLIGVGKSGTDDGTITGTQVSLFDVSDPSDPTQMDTYDIDADISEVEYDPHAFLYWEDEELVVVPVASYDGGGNSMLALKIGEEKLSKVGSIEHEATRSYAPVGRSIVIGTALWTISDAGLMASDLDSLEEREWLPYN; encoded by the coding sequence ATGCGACCCACTGAATACCCCCGCCGCAACATCGCGCTGGCGACGATCGGCCTGTGCGCCATCGCTTTCACCGCCGCGTGCACCAGCAGCCAGGGCGGCGGCGGCACGATCGAGGGCGACGGCGGCGCCCCGAGGCTGAGCGGCGCCCTGACGTCCTTCGACTCCTGCGACGAAGCACTCGAAGAGCTGAAGGCCAAGGCGAAGGCGGACCTGGAGGCCTCCGGATTCGGCGGCTACACCACCGACGAGGAGGCGAGGGCCGAGGACGGCTCCGGCCAGGACAAGGCCGCCGGTCCCAGCGACTCCAACAGCGAATCCGGCGGCGACCACTCCGGCACCAACGTGCAGGAGGAGGGCGTCGACGAACCCGACATCGTCAAGACCGACGGCGAGCGCATCGTGTCGCTGTCGCAGGGGCGGTTGTGGGTCGTCGACGCCGAGGACGAGGACTTCTCCGGCAGCGTCAAGATCGCCGAAGCCGAGGAATACGGTTCCGGCGCGACGCTGCTGCTGCACGGCGACCGGGCGCTGGTGATCTCGCCGTACTCCACCCAGTCGATCCCCGAGGAGTGGAAGAAGGAGGACAGCTACACGCCCTCGGCGACCACGCTGACCCTCGTCGACCTGTCGACCTCGGATCCCAAGGTCATCAACGACTACACCATCGAAGGCTCGTTTGTGGACGCTCGATCGGTCGAGGAGATGTCCCGCGTCGTCATCAGCTCCAACCCGCGGCTGCCGTACCAGGAGCCGGGCCTGTTCGAGGACAGTACCGACGCCCGCGAGGACGCCATCGACGACTCCACCATCGAGGACTGGCTGCCGCGCTACAGCGTGGGGGACAAGGAGAAGCAGGTCCCGTGCCGCTCGCTGGCCCGGCCGACGGAGTACTCCGGTTCGGCGACGCTGACGATCCTGTCCTTCGACCTGACCCGCAAACTCGACGACGGCAAACCGCTGAGCCTGGAAGCCGACGGCGAGACCGTCTACGGCACCGCCGACGCCATCTACATCGCCAACAACCGCACCGAGTTCGCCGCCCGGGAGGACAGCCAATCCAGCAGCGACGCCACCGAGCTGTACCGCTTCGGCATCACCGGCGAGAAGGTGAAGTTCGAGTCCTCCGAGAAGGTGCCCGGCTACCTGCTCAACCAGTACTCGATGTCCGAATACGACGGACACCTGCGGGTGGCGACGACCAAACAGCCACAGTGGAGCCAGGACGGCGAGGTGGCGAAGAAGTCGTCCAGCAGCGTCTACACCCTCAAGGTCGGCAAGGACTCGCTGAAACGGGTCGGCAAGGTCGGCGGGCTCGGCAAGGACGAACAGATCAAAGCGGTGCGGTTCATCAAGGACACCGGATACGTGGTGACGTTCCGCCAGACCGACCCGCTGTACACGATCGACCTGTCGAACCCCGAGAAACCCAAGAAGACCGGCGAACTCAAGATCCCCGGCTACTCGGCCTACCTGCACCCGGTCTCGAACGACCGCCTGATCGGCGTCGGCAAGTCCGGCACCGATGACGGCACCATCACCGGCACCCAGGTGTCGCTGTTCGACGTCAGTGACCCGTCCGATCCCACCCAGATGGACACCTACGACATCGACGCGGACATCTCCGAGGTCGAGTACGACCCGCACGCCTTCCTCTACTGGGAGGACGAGGAACTCGTCGTCGTCCCGGTCGCCAGCTACGACGGCGGCGGCAACAGCATGCTGGCGCTGAAGATCGGCGAGGAGAAACTGTCCAAGGTGGGCAGCATCGAACACGAGGCGACCAGGTCCTACGCGCCGGTCGGCCGCTCCATCGTCATCGGCACCGCACTGTGGACGATCTCCGACGCGGGCCTGATGGCCAGCGACCTCGACAGTCTCGAAGAACGCGAGTGGC
- a CDS encoding serine protein kinase RIO, whose translation MPKNPVRASKKHLRRMDADDFDYEYGEFDWGLEETSYDGPPEGDRWSTWDSREPLQRGPQPFPDWLVTESAAVDHELGVLKTGKEADVFLLERAVPGTDRRCLLAAKRYRDAEHTMFHRNAEYLEGRGVAKSREARAMANRTRFGRQVIAGQWAAAEFAALVRLRQAGASVPYPVQIDGTEILMEFIGEPDGTAAPRLAQLRPEAAELEDLWEQLRFTLSILARDGYAHGDLSAYNLIVQDGRLVLIDVPQVVDVIANPRGRSFIERDVANVGKWFTARGLDESRVERLVVELCHDAGLR comes from the coding sequence ATGCCGAAAAACCCCGTTCGCGCCAGCAAGAAGCACCTCCGTCGCATGGACGCCGACGACTTCGACTACGAATACGGCGAATTCGACTGGGGGCTGGAGGAAACCTCCTATGACGGCCCGCCCGAGGGCGACCGTTGGTCCACCTGGGACTCGCGGGAGCCGTTGCAACGCGGTCCCCAGCCCTTTCCCGACTGGCTGGTCACCGAGTCGGCCGCCGTCGACCACGAACTCGGCGTCCTCAAGACCGGCAAGGAGGCCGACGTGTTCCTGCTGGAACGCGCCGTCCCCGGCACCGACCGCCGCTGTCTGCTGGCGGCCAAGCGATACCGCGACGCCGAGCACACCATGTTCCACCGCAACGCCGAATACCTCGAGGGCCGTGGCGTCGCCAAGTCCCGCGAGGCCCGCGCCATGGCCAACCGGACCCGGTTCGGCAGGCAGGTCATCGCCGGACAGTGGGCCGCCGCCGAGTTCGCGGCCCTGGTGCGGCTGCGACAGGCCGGAGCCTCGGTCCCGTACCCGGTGCAGATCGATGGCACCGAGATCCTGATGGAGTTCATCGGCGAACCCGACGGTACCGCCGCACCCCGGCTGGCCCAGCTGCGTCCCGAAGCCGCCGAACTCGAGGACCTGTGGGAACAGCTGCGCTTCACACTGTCCATCCTGGCCCGTGACGGGTACGCCCACGGCGACCTGTCGGCGTACAACCTCATCGTCCAGGACGGACGACTGGTGCTCATCGACGTCCCTCAGGTCGTCGACGTCATCGCCAACCCGCGCGGCCGGAGCTTCATCGAACGCGACGTGGCCAACGTCGGCAAATGGTTCACCGCCCGCGGTCTCGACGAATCGCGCGTCGAACGGCTCGTCGTCGAGCTGTGCCACGACGCCGGGCTGCGGTAG
- a CDS encoding GNAT family N-acetyltransferase: MPRDDLTIRPLADAGELDLFQRLDYVLDDELADDLATNRRRPRWLWIATRDDRVLARAGWWGGPDDEVPASFDFFDVDDSLPVDEAVAVGVELVATALRHVVPSGATPPEYGRFIPPDWREDPAARQAVETRFAVLERLGARQLVERLRLEWRVGTPLPKRSTRLRFRAVADREELITLMTPVQQGTLDAHSQSDLASLSPEAAAAKHFDEEFAHFESPRDWWRVATLDDGEPVGFVIAARNTYNPIIAYLGVLPQHRGHGYVDDLLAEGTHILAAQDVPRIRAATDLANVPTARAFERAGYVNFARAVNFTWEH, encoded by the coding sequence ATGCCCCGCGACGATCTGACCATCCGCCCGCTGGCCGACGCCGGTGAACTCGACCTGTTCCAGCGGCTCGACTACGTCCTCGACGACGAACTCGCCGACGACCTGGCCACCAACCGGCGACGGCCGCGGTGGCTGTGGATCGCCACCCGCGACGACCGGGTGCTGGCCCGCGCCGGCTGGTGGGGCGGGCCGGACGACGAGGTTCCGGCGAGCTTCGACTTCTTCGACGTCGACGACTCGCTGCCGGTCGACGAGGCCGTCGCCGTCGGCGTCGAACTGGTGGCCACGGCGCTGCGCCACGTCGTCCCGTCCGGTGCCACGCCGCCCGAGTACGGCCGGTTCATCCCGCCGGACTGGCGCGAGGACCCCGCCGCGCGGCAGGCCGTCGAGACCCGGTTCGCGGTGCTGGAGAGGCTCGGCGCCCGGCAGCTGGTCGAGCGGCTGCGGCTGGAATGGCGCGTCGGAACCCCGCTGCCGAAGCGCAGCACCCGGTTGCGGTTCCGCGCCGTCGCCGACCGCGAGGAACTGATAACGCTGATGACCCCGGTACAACAGGGCACTTTGGACGCGCACAGTCAGTCCGATCTTGCCTCGTTGTCGCCCGAAGCCGCCGCCGCCAAGCACTTCGACGAGGAGTTCGCCCACTTCGAAAGTCCCCGCGACTGGTGGCGGGTGGCCACACTCGACGACGGCGAGCCGGTCGGTTTCGTCATCGCGGCCCGCAACACCTACAACCCGATCATCGCCTACCTCGGCGTACTCCCCCAGCACCGGGGCCACGGCTATGTGGACGATCTGCTCGCCGAGGGCACCCACATCCTCGCCGCTCAGGACGTGCCCCGTATCCGCGCCGCCACCGACCTGGCCAACGTCCCCACGGCCAGGGCCTTCGAACGCGCGGGCTACGTGAACTTCGCGCGGGCGGTCAACTTCACCTGGGAGCACTGA
- a CDS encoding LysR family transcriptional regulator, whose amino-acid sequence MELRDIEIFLTLAEELHFGRTATRLRVTPARVSQSIAKQERRIGAALFDRSSRSVVLTAIGERLRDDLSEGYQRIQQGLATATSAAKGLTGALRLGVLGPVIHELAPITRTFGARHPECELSFREIPLTDPFRLLRDGGVDIAVLWLPVEEPDLTVGPVVFRENSVLAVAVNHPLARRDSVSLEDLADQVVVQAASPVPDYWVDALSPRHTPSGKPIKRGPKVSTNEESLAAIASGQAVAPAHETDARYYARPDIVYVPIHDAKPQRWALIWRTTGETELIRAYVRVAREITGGLTIVSRNAVGARRVTGEHGQSTNLSERPCPATI is encoded by the coding sequence ATGGAACTCAGGGACATCGAGATCTTCCTGACCCTGGCCGAGGAACTGCATTTCGGTCGCACCGCCACCCGGCTGCGGGTGACACCCGCGCGGGTGAGCCAGTCCATCGCCAAGCAGGAACGACGCATCGGCGCCGCGCTGTTCGACAGGTCCAGCCGCAGCGTCGTCCTGACCGCCATCGGCGAGCGGTTGCGCGACGACCTTTCCGAGGGATACCAACGCATCCAGCAGGGACTGGCCACCGCGACGAGCGCGGCGAAGGGACTCACCGGGGCGCTGCGGCTCGGCGTGCTCGGGCCGGTCATCCACGAGCTGGCGCCCATCACCCGCACCTTCGGGGCCCGGCATCCCGAGTGCGAACTGAGCTTCCGCGAGATCCCGCTCACCGACCCGTTCCGACTGCTCCGCGACGGAGGCGTCGACATCGCCGTCCTGTGGCTGCCGGTCGAGGAACCCGACCTGACCGTCGGGCCGGTCGTGTTCCGGGAGAACTCGGTGCTGGCCGTGGCGGTCAACCATCCGCTGGCGCGCCGCGATTCGGTGAGCCTGGAGGACCTCGCCGACCAGGTGGTCGTGCAGGCGGCGAGTCCGGTCCCCGACTACTGGGTGGACGCCCTGTCACCGCGGCACACCCCCAGCGGCAAGCCCATCAAGCGCGGCCCCAAGGTCAGCACCAACGAGGAGAGCCTCGCCGCCATCGCGTCCGGCCAGGCCGTGGCCCCGGCGCACGAGACCGACGCCCGCTACTACGCGCGTCCCGACATCGTCTACGTGCCGATTCACGACGCGAAACCGCAGCGGTGGGCGCTGATCTGGCGCACCACCGGCGAGACCGAACTGATTCGCGCCTACGTCCGTGTCGCTCGTGAGATAACCGGTGGGTTAACGATCGTTTCGCGAAACGCCGTTGGCGCGCGTCGCGTGACCGGCGAACATGGGCAGTCCACCAACCTTTCGGAGAGACCATGCCCCGCGACGATCTGA
- a CDS encoding methyltransferase domain-containing protein yields MSPNRRSTVGAGAPESFCRLIASTTHGLEELAAEELTRRGHRVVSVRKRQILLASPWLLASDRPRLVDDLLIQVTETADPGPTKAELERLRSWLTTAELTPVDFGDGELVFSVSASMAGRRAYNRYDLEAVVGSVLAQRFDARFASRAGGVRPPADAVEWRAVLSAEGFLLGLRGRRAPLHRRVWKTASIPGTLHPPVAAAMAQLADLASRTDQLADTASGLTVLDPCCGAGTILVEARELAPRATLIGSDLDAAALAASASNTRHLPDITFDKADAAELPLPTGSVDRIVTNPAWGRQVTARHPFPVLLAEWRRVLAPDGRLVCLVPPELLRHFGNWDVRQTRQLSLSGRHPVIVVAAP; encoded by the coding sequence ATGTCACCGAACCGTCGTTCGACGGTGGGCGCGGGAGCGCCCGAATCGTTCTGCCGCCTGATCGCGAGTACCACGCACGGGCTTGAGGAGCTCGCCGCCGAGGAGCTCACTCGGCGCGGGCACCGGGTCGTGTCCGTCCGCAAGCGACAGATTCTGCTGGCCTCGCCGTGGTTGCTCGCGAGCGATCGGCCGCGGCTGGTCGACGACCTGCTGATCCAGGTGACCGAGACCGCCGATCCGGGGCCGACGAAGGCCGAGCTGGAGCGGTTGCGGTCGTGGCTGACGACCGCCGAGCTGACGCCGGTTGACTTCGGCGACGGCGAACTGGTCTTCAGCGTGTCGGCGTCGATGGCCGGACGCCGGGCCTACAACCGCTATGACCTCGAAGCGGTGGTGGGATCGGTTCTGGCGCAACGCTTCGATGCTCGGTTCGCATCCCGGGCCGGAGGTGTCCGGCCACCAGCGGACGCGGTCGAGTGGCGAGCGGTGCTGTCGGCCGAGGGGTTCTTGCTCGGCCTGCGGGGTCGCCGGGCGCCGCTGCATCGGCGGGTGTGGAAGACCGCGTCGATTCCGGGGACGCTGCACCCGCCGGTCGCCGCCGCGATGGCTCAGCTCGCCGACCTCGCGTCACGAACCGACCAGCTGGCCGACACCGCGTCGGGGTTGACCGTCCTCGATCCATGCTGCGGGGCCGGAACGATCCTCGTCGAAGCGCGGGAACTCGCACCCCGGGCCACCCTCATCGGCTCCGACCTCGACGCCGCAGCCCTGGCGGCATCGGCTTCCAATACGCGGCACCTGCCGGACATCACCTTCGACAAGGCCGACGCCGCCGAACTGCCGCTGCCCACCGGGTCCGTCGACCGGATCGTGACCAATCCCGCCTGGGGACGACAGGTCACCGCCCGGCACCCGTTCCCGGTGCTGTTGGCCGAATGGCGTCGCGTTCTCGCGCCGGACGGACGACTCGTGTGCCTGGTGCCGCCGGAACTGTTGCGGCACTTCGGTAACTGGGACGTCCGGCAGACGCGGCAGCTGAGCCTCTCGGGGCGGCACCCGGTGATCGTGGTTGCCGCCCCGTGA
- a CDS encoding FAD-binding oxidoreductase — protein MIDLARLRERFAGEVFSPASAGYEAVRVAANPRFDDVRPQLVLRCRSVADVVSALSFARDDDVHIVPRGGGHCFAGRSSTDGTVLDLAELDDIDVAAAGTATIGAGARLAQVYAALHRHGRTIPAGCGATVGIAGLTLGGGIGLLGRAHGLTCDRLVGATVVLADGRVVNCGPDRDPELFWALRGAGGGQFGVVTSLVFATIPEPMTIPFEARWTEAHIAEVIEAWQHWAPDAPDELTANLAVTAEPGRPVEAVLSGASLLSHSATTDLLNEFRARTGTSPAIAVGDALPYHRLKQTLAELDPQEPGLRIRSEFFAEPMRPPTIQALTGAIADGTGEPRRLGFTAMGGAYDRVAASATAFAHRDQRFLVEHLAAADSAWIDESWAIAHTDGSGRVYPNFPDPALDDWATAYHADNFPRLVAAKNRYDPGGLFTFPQSVPANGSVPPTPKHP, from the coding sequence ATGATCGACCTGGCGCGGCTGCGCGAACGGTTCGCGGGCGAGGTGTTCAGCCCCGCTTCGGCTGGCTACGAGGCGGTGCGCGTCGCGGCCAACCCTCGCTTCGACGACGTGCGCCCGCAGCTGGTGCTGCGATGCCGCTCGGTGGCGGATGTCGTATCCGCGCTCTCCTTCGCGCGAGACGACGACGTCCACATCGTTCCGCGCGGCGGCGGCCACTGCTTCGCGGGCCGGTCGTCCACCGACGGGACCGTGCTCGACCTCGCCGAACTCGACGACATCGATGTGGCCGCCGCCGGAACAGCGACGATCGGAGCGGGCGCCCGATTGGCCCAGGTTTACGCTGCGCTGCATCGACACGGCCGCACCATCCCCGCCGGTTGCGGTGCGACCGTTGGCATCGCGGGCCTCACGCTCGGCGGCGGCATCGGCCTGTTGGGGCGCGCCCACGGGCTCACCTGCGACCGGCTCGTCGGCGCGACGGTCGTTCTCGCGGACGGACGCGTCGTCAACTGTGGACCCGATCGGGACCCGGAACTGTTCTGGGCGTTGCGCGGCGCGGGCGGCGGCCAGTTCGGCGTCGTCACCTCACTGGTCTTCGCCACGATCCCCGAACCGATGACGATTCCGTTCGAAGCGCGCTGGACCGAGGCTCACATCGCCGAGGTGATCGAGGCGTGGCAGCACTGGGCCCCCGACGCACCCGACGAGCTCACCGCCAACCTCGCCGTCACCGCCGAACCCGGCCGCCCTGTCGAAGCCGTCCTTTCCGGAGCCAGCCTGCTCTCTCACTCCGCGACGACCGACCTGCTCAACGAGTTCCGCGCCCGCACCGGTACGAGCCCCGCGATCGCTGTCGGGGACGCGCTGCCCTACCACCGTCTCAAGCAGACACTCGCCGAACTCGACCCGCAGGAGCCGGGTCTGCGGATCCGCTCGGAGTTCTTCGCCGAACCGATGCGGCCCCCAACGATCCAGGCGCTGACCGGGGCGATCGCGGACGGGACGGGGGAGCCGCGACGGCTCGGCTTCACCGCCATGGGTGGCGCCTACGACCGCGTCGCCGCGTCCGCGACGGCCTTCGCGCACCGCGACCAGCGCTTCCTGGTCGAGCACCTCGCCGCGGCCGACTCCGCCTGGATCGACGAGTCCTGGGCGATCGCGCACACCGACGGCTCGGGACGCGTCTACCCGAACTTCCCCGACCCGGCCCTGGACGACTGGGCCACGGCGTACCACGCCGACAACTTCCCCCGACTCGTCGCGGCCAAGAACCGCTACGACCCCGGCGGACTGTTCACATTTCCACAATCCGTACCGGCAAACGGATCCGTACCCCCAACACCGAAACACCCCTGA
- a CDS encoding glycerophosphodiester phosphodiesterase family protein, whose protein sequence is MKKSAPLSAVIATALLFSLPTPAAASGPERRFDLQAHRGGLGLVVESTLPAFANALELGVSTLELDVQITQDGQAVITHDRKVSGGKCLDTGPATPGDPEYPYVGKYIKDLTLEQVHTLDCGTLTQPQFPGQEARPGERMPLLSEVFDLVREYRAKQVKLNIETKVEAGAPHETAPREQFVEVVADEIEAAHIGRQVSIQSFDWGALKLMGERSPRLPLSALTNYDFLQVGKPGASPWLGGLDIDDFDGDPIAAIKTFDADVFSPVHGFPQGGTVNDPDYKPYVTSEMVEHAHDNDIKVVVWTVDDKDTMNKLIDDGVDGIITDYPDRLREVMAARGFNLPKPYHRP, encoded by the coding sequence ATGAAGAAGTCCGCCCCGCTCAGCGCCGTGATCGCCACGGCACTGCTGTTCAGCCTGCCCACCCCGGCCGCCGCGTCCGGCCCCGAACGCCGCTTCGACCTGCAAGCCCACCGTGGCGGCCTGGGGCTGGTCGTGGAGAGCACGCTGCCCGCCTTCGCCAACGCCCTGGAACTGGGCGTCAGCACCCTGGAACTCGACGTCCAGATCACCCAGGACGGGCAGGCCGTCATCACCCACGACCGCAAGGTCTCGGGCGGCAAGTGCCTCGACACCGGCCCGGCCACCCCCGGCGACCCGGAGTACCCGTACGTCGGCAAGTACATAAAGGACTTGACCCTCGAACAGGTCCACACACTCGACTGTGGGACGTTGACTCAGCCGCAGTTTCCGGGCCAGGAAGCCCGCCCCGGTGAGCGGATGCCGCTGTTGAGCGAGGTCTTCGACCTGGTCCGCGAGTACCGCGCCAAGCAGGTGAAGCTGAACATCGAGACCAAGGTGGAGGCGGGCGCCCCGCACGAGACCGCGCCCCGCGAACAGTTCGTCGAGGTGGTCGCGGACGAGATCGAGGCGGCCCACATCGGCCGTCAGGTCTCGATCCAGAGCTTCGACTGGGGCGCGCTGAAACTGATGGGCGAACGGTCGCCCCGGCTTCCGCTGTCGGCGCTGACGAACTACGACTTCCTCCAGGTCGGTAAGCCGGGCGCCTCGCCGTGGCTGGGCGGACTGGACATCGACGACTTCGACGGTGACCCGATCGCGGCGATCAAGACCTTCGACGCCGACGTCTTCTCCCCGGTCCACGGCTTTCCCCAGGGCGGCACGGTCAACGACCCCGACTACAAGCCCTACGTGACGTCCGAAATGGTGGAACACGCGCACGACAACGACATCAAGGTCGTCGTGTGGACGGTGGACGACAAGGACACCATGAACAAGCTCATCGACGACGGGGTGGACGGCATCATCACCGACTACCCGGACCGGCTGCGCGAGGTGATGGCGGCGCGGGGCTTCAATCTGCCCAAGCCGTATCACCGCCCCTAA
- a CDS encoding lysozyme has protein sequence MATSAPGSRWLRGFLVTAAALSLIAAPTPASASATVKGIDVSDSQPTVNWQDAKANGVAFAYIKATEGADYRSPLFGSQHAGASNAGLIRGAYHFARPDQSSGAAQAEHLLANGGNWIPGGMTLPPALDVEPNPDGPPCYGLSQQSMDGWIRDFSDTVHSRIGRYPVIYTTTKWWQRCTGNTAFFGDINPLWISQYAPTVGSLPSGWISHSFWQHSDHGAVPGNQNLWNGDLASLTRFADG, from the coding sequence ATGGCAACGTCGGCTCCGGGATCGCGATGGCTCAGGGGTTTCCTGGTGACAGCGGCGGCATTGTCGCTGATCGCGGCGCCCACACCCGCGTCCGCCTCCGCCACGGTGAAGGGCATCGACGTCAGCGACTCCCAGCCCACCGTGAACTGGCAGGACGCGAAGGCCAACGGCGTCGCGTTCGCCTACATCAAGGCCACCGAAGGCGCCGACTACCGCAGCCCGCTGTTCGGCTCACAGCACGCGGGCGCGTCCAACGCCGGACTGATCCGGGGCGCCTACCACTTCGCCCGCCCCGACCAGTCGTCCGGCGCCGCGCAGGCCGAGCACCTGCTGGCCAACGGCGGCAACTGGATCCCGGGCGGAATGACACTGCCACCGGCGCTCGACGTCGAACCCAACCCCGACGGGCCACCCTGCTACGGCCTGTCCCAGCAGTCGATGGACGGCTGGATCCGCGACTTCTCCGACACGGTCCACTCACGCATCGGCCGGTACCCCGTCATCTACACCACCACCAAATGGTGGCAGCGCTGCACCGGCAACACGGCCTTCTTCGGCGACATCAACCCACTGTGGATCTCGCAGTACGCGCCCACCGTCGGCTCGCTGCCGTCCGGCTGGATCTCCCACAGCTTCTGGCAGCACAGCGACCACGGCGCCGTCCCCGGCAACCAGAACCTGTGGAACGGCGACCTGGCCAGCCTCACCCGCTTCGCCGACGGCTGA
- the ddaH gene encoding dimethylargininase — MATPTHFTVAYAINPWMDATEPVDTARAIEQWQGLVTALTDRGHRVHVLDPEPGLPDMVYAANGAFSVGGVVFGAKFRYPQRAAEAAAHEKWYRERGWRFVAPAEVNEGEGDFAYVPGPGLALAGYGFRTEPRAHAEAAEALKRPVISLKLVDERFYHLDTALTVLDDDTIAYYPQAFSAASQEILRRLFPTAVIADEADALAFGLNLVSDDKHVFINAEATGMADKLAARGYEPVVVDLSELKKGGGSVKCCIAELRD, encoded by the coding sequence CTGGCCACGCCTACCCATTTCACCGTCGCCTACGCGATCAACCCGTGGATGGACGCCACCGAGCCGGTCGACACCGCGCGGGCCATCGAGCAGTGGCAGGGACTTGTCACCGCGCTCACCGACCGCGGCCACCGGGTGCACGTCCTCGACCCGGAGCCGGGACTGCCGGACATGGTGTACGCCGCCAACGGCGCCTTCAGCGTGGGCGGGGTCGTGTTCGGCGCCAAGTTCCGCTACCCGCAGCGCGCCGCCGAGGCGGCCGCCCACGAGAAGTGGTACCGCGAGCGCGGCTGGCGCTTCGTCGCCCCGGCCGAGGTCAACGAGGGCGAGGGCGACTTCGCGTACGTGCCGGGCCCGGGTCTGGCGCTGGCCGGATACGGCTTCCGCACCGAACCCCGCGCCCACGCCGAGGCCGCCGAGGCCCTGAAGCGGCCGGTCATCTCACTGAAGCTGGTCGACGAGCGGTTCTACCACCTGGACACGGCGCTGACGGTCCTGGACGACGACACCATCGCCTACTACCCGCAGGCGTTCTCGGCCGCCTCGCAGGAGATCCTGCGGCGGCTGTTCCCGACGGCGGTCATCGCCGACGAGGCCGACGCGCTGGCGTTCGGGCTGAACCTGGTCTCCGACGACAAGCACGTGTTCATCAACGCCGAGGCCACCGGCATGGCCGACAAGCTCGCGGCGCGCGGCTACGAGCCGGTCGTGGTGGACCTGTCGGAACTGAAGAAGGGCGGCGGCAGCGTCAAGTGCTGCATCGCGGAGCTGCGGGACTGA
- a CDS encoding VOC family protein: protein MKEVTPFLWFDTQAEEAATFYTSLFDDGKITKVLHYGSAGPGESGSVMTVDFELAGQKFMALNAGPQYRFNESVSFLIHCDTQEEVNRYWSQLTEGGEPRPCGWLKDKYGLFWQIVPKLLFTLRDDPDQVKGQAVMAAMLNMGKIESAELQRVYDNA, encoded by the coding sequence ATGAAAGAAGTGACCCCGTTCCTGTGGTTCGACACCCAGGCCGAGGAAGCCGCTACCTTCTACACCTCGCTCTTCGACGACGGCAAGATCACCAAGGTGCTGCACTACGGATCGGCCGGACCCGGCGAATCCGGTTCGGTGATGACCGTCGACTTCGAATTGGCGGGCCAGAAGTTCATGGCTTTGAACGCCGGTCCGCAGTACCGGTTCAACGAGTCGGTGTCTTTCTTGATCCACTGTGACACCCAGGAGGAGGTTAACCGGTACTGGAGTCAGCTCACCGAGGGCGGCGAGCCGCGTCCGTGCGGCTGGCTGAAGGACAAGTACGGGCTGTTCTGGCAGATCGTCCCGAAACTGCTGTTCACGCTGCGCGACGACCCCGACCAGGTCAAGGGCCAGGCCGTCATGGCGGCGATGCTGAACATGGGCAAGATCGAATCCGCTGAGCTGCAACGCGTATACGACAACGCCTGA